The genomic window ACCACTTCCGCGCTAGAGCGGGCAAATCTATCGATCCCAAAGTATTTAGCCAAGTCTTAATTCAAGTAGTCCAAAAACAATATGGAATTACTGACGCTACGGCAAAACTGGCAACCGAGAGAATAGAAATTGCTTTAGCCGAGTTATCGCGGCGCTGGAAGAAAAGTAGTTATTTAGTGGGTGAAGCTTTAAGCGTTGCCGATTTAACCGCCGCCGCCTTGCTGAGTCCTTTAGCTTTAATTCCCACCTATCAACAACAATATCCTTGGTTATTCGAGCAAATTAAGCAAATTCATTTAGTTTGCGGCGAACCATTACCACCGGGAATCGTTAATTAAAAATATCTATTTTACAGAAAATAAAAAATTAAGGTATGTTAGGCAAACGCCAACAATTATTTATGATTGGCATAGGTACAAGCCTAATTGTGGGAGCAACTTTATTTACCCCTAAACCGATTGTGCTGTCTATGCCACCACAAACCGAGATTCCAGAGGAAGTATTGCGGACGGAAATCATTGTAGCAGCCAGATCGCCCATTGATGGTAAACCGCTAACTGCTGCCGAGTACGCCGAACTGCAAGAATCACTCCAAGACTCTCCTCCACTAAAACTCAGTCCCAAAGTGAGGGAAACTATTTTTCTCCTACGTTTGCGCCAGTTAATTCGCACTTTTGCCCCCTTTTTGCCAATTTAAAGCCGTAAATTCTGAACAAAACTAAATTCAATTCCTTTGACACAGGATTGAACATATATGTATAAATATGACGATAAGAACTAAATTTATATACAAGCAGGTAGCTCCATGTCTATAACCATAGCCCCCGAACAGGTAGAGCGGATTGTTTGGAATCAGCACCAAGATCCTTTTGAAGTATTGGGCGCTCACGCCATCGAGCAAGATGGCAAAACGGTTTGGGTAGTGAGAGCCTACTTACCGAGCGCTGACAGTGCTTGGGTTGTACTGCCAGAAGAACGCCTAGAATACCAAATGTATAGTGTGCATAATCCGCATTTTTTTGAATGCACGATTGACACGCCAGAATTAACAAACTATCAGTTGCGTTTGCTTGAAGGCGATCGCGATCGGGTAATTTACGATCCTTACGCCTTCCGTTCGCCAAGAATCACAGATTTTGACCTACATTTATTTTCTGAAGGCAATCATCATCGTATTTATGAAAAACTAGGCGCTCATGCTACCGAAATTAACGGCGTTAAAGGAGTTTATTTCGCAGTTTGGGCCCCCAACGCTCGTAATGTCTCGCTGCTGGGAGATTTTAATTATTGGGATGGACGCAAAAATCAAATGCGTAAAGGTGCTACCGGAGTTTGGGAATTATTTATTCCCGAAGTCAAAGTTGGCGACAGTTATAAATACGAAATTAAAAACCAAGACGGTCATATTTACGAAAAGTCTGATCCTTATGGTTTTCAGCAAGAAGTCCGCCCCAAAACTGCCTCAATAGTTGCCGATTTAGATACTTATCAATGGCAGGATTCGCAGTGGATGGAGCAGCGCCGTCATAGCGACCCCTTAACGCAACCGATCTCAGTTTACGAAGTACATTTAGGCTCTTGGCTGCATGGGGCTTCAGAAACCCCGGCTACAGCACCTAACGGCGAAAGCGAACCTGTAGTTACCGTTTCAGAGCTTAAACCAGGGGCGCGATTTCTTACCTATCGAGAACTTGCCGATCGCCTGATCCCCTACGTCATCGAACTAGGATACACCCACATAGAAATGCTTCCCATTGCCGAGCATCCTTTTGATGGCTCTTGGGGCTATCAAGTAACAGGTTACTACGCGCCTACCTCCCGCTATGGTAGCCCGGAAGACTTTATGTATTTCGTCGATCAGTGCCACAAACACAACATTGGTGTATTAGTCGATTGGGTTCCCGGTCACTTTCCCAAAGATGGGCATGGATTGGCATTTTTTGATGGCTCTCACCTCTACGAACACGCCGATCCCCGTAAAGGCGAACACAAAGAATGGGGTACGTTAGTTTTTAACTACAACCGCCACGAAGTCAGAAATTTTTTAGTTGCTAATGCTTTGTTTTGGTTTGATAAATATCATATTGACGGAATTCGTGTTGATGCGGTTGCTTCTATGCTTTACCTCGATTACTGCCGTAAACCTGGCGAATGGCTACCTAATCAATACGGCGGTAGAGAAAACTTAGAAGCGGCGGATTTTCTGCGCCAAACCAATCATGTAATTTTTAGTTACTTTCCAGGCGCACTGTCCATTGCCGAAGAATCTACTTCTTGGCCAATGGTGTCGTGGCCTACTTACATGGGCGGGTTAGGCTTTAACTTAAAGTGGAATATGGGTTGGATGCACGATATGCTGGACTATTTCAGCATGGATCCTTGGTTTCGCCAATTCCACCAAAACAACATAACTTTTAGTATGTGGTACAACCACAGCGAAAACTTTATGTTGGCGTTGTCTCACGATGAGGTGGTGCATGGCAAGAGTAATATTATCGGCAAAATCCCCGGTGACACCTGGCAAAAACTAGCAAATATGCGCTGTTTGTTTAGCTATATGTTTGCTCATCCTGGCAAGAAAACTCTCTTTATGGGGATGGAGTTCGGGCAATGGAGCGAGTGGAATGTGTGGGGCGATTTGGAGTGGCATTTGTTGGAACACTCACCGCACCAGCAATTAAAACAATTTATGGGGGATCTCAACCGGATTTATCGGCAAGAAACCGCTTTATACACTCAAGATTTTGCCGAGCCAGGTTTTGAATGGATAGATTGCAGCGATAACCGTCATAGTGTAGTGTCGTTTATTCGCCGTGCTAAAGATTCGGAGGAGTTTTTGATTGTGGTTTGTAACTTTACTCCTCAGCCTCATTCGCACTATCGCATTGGCGTACCAGAGCCAGGGTTTTATACTGAGCTAATCAACAGCGATGCGCGGGAGTATGGCGGTAGCAATATGGGTAATTTGGGCGGTAAATGGGCAGACGAATGGTCGTGCCATAATCGCGCTTACTCCTTGGATTTGTGTTTGCCACCTTTGGGAGTTTTGATATTGAAGCTTAATCGAGAAAAAACTGCAACGATGCAATAGGTTTAAAATAATCAATTTTTATGGTACAGGTAATATGCCTGTACCATTTTTGTTTGTAGGCAGCATTAGCGCAAAACCTACTTTTTATTGGGGCGCACACTGCGTCTATTGGCACGAAGTTCATTTTCTTGACGGCGGCGATCGCGCCAAGAGGAGGCGGTTAAATAAATAATGCCCCCGCTCACCACTACTAATAAACCAAAAGCTGATACCGCCAAAATCGGTAAAATAGTCGTTTCTTCCACGTTACTTACAATCCATTACGACCCCAAACCACCATAGAAATCGACCATGTAAACAAAACTAATAATG from Synechocystis sp. PCC 7509 includes these protein-coding regions:
- a CDS encoding glutathione S-transferase family protein — its product is MLLLQFSTSHYCRKARLALGYKKISYQVSNLTPGLHILKLKPLTGLTTLPVLLPQEVGQVEAIADSTNIFKFLESYCPKPSLFLPDSREQTEANMLEDWLDESIGTATRFVYYHFRARAGKSIDPKVFSQVLIQVVQKQYGITDATAKLATERIEIALAELSRRWKKSSYLVGEALSVADLTAAALLSPLALIPTYQQQYPWLFEQIKQIHLVCGEPLPPGIVN
- the petN gene encoding cytochrome b6-f complex subunit PetN, encoding MEILTLGWVSLLVLFTWSISMVVWGRNGL
- the glgB gene encoding 1,4-alpha-glucan branching enzyme; this encodes MSITIAPEQVERIVWNQHQDPFEVLGAHAIEQDGKTVWVVRAYLPSADSAWVVLPEERLEYQMYSVHNPHFFECTIDTPELTNYQLRLLEGDRDRVIYDPYAFRSPRITDFDLHLFSEGNHHRIYEKLGAHATEINGVKGVYFAVWAPNARNVSLLGDFNYWDGRKNQMRKGATGVWELFIPEVKVGDSYKYEIKNQDGHIYEKSDPYGFQQEVRPKTASIVADLDTYQWQDSQWMEQRRHSDPLTQPISVYEVHLGSWLHGASETPATAPNGESEPVVTVSELKPGARFLTYRELADRLIPYVIELGYTHIEMLPIAEHPFDGSWGYQVTGYYAPTSRYGSPEDFMYFVDQCHKHNIGVLVDWVPGHFPKDGHGLAFFDGSHLYEHADPRKGEHKEWGTLVFNYNRHEVRNFLVANALFWFDKYHIDGIRVDAVASMLYLDYCRKPGEWLPNQYGGRENLEAADFLRQTNHVIFSYFPGALSIAEESTSWPMVSWPTYMGGLGFNLKWNMGWMHDMLDYFSMDPWFRQFHQNNITFSMWYNHSENFMLALSHDEVVHGKSNIIGKIPGDTWQKLANMRCLFSYMFAHPGKKTLFMGMEFGQWSEWNVWGDLEWHLLEHSPHQQLKQFMGDLNRIYRQETALYTQDFAEPGFEWIDCSDNRHSVVSFIRRAKDSEEFLIVVCNFTPQPHSHYRIGVPEPGFYTELINSDAREYGGSNMGNLGGKWADEWSCHNRAYSLDLCLPPLGVLILKLNREKTATMQ